CTATGGTTAGGAGATCAGCTTCTACAAACTTGGGGAAATTTGCTGCCACCGTGGAACCAGCTCATCTCAAGACAGAGATCATGCAAATATTTGAGGATCTTACACAAGACGGTATGTTTTTCTTTTATATCTTACCTTTTACCACTTTAGCTCTCTTGCAAGTGATGAAAATGTTTTTCTATAGATCAAGATTCTGTTCGTTTGCTTGCTGTCGAGGGCTGTGCTGCTCTTGGCAAGTTGTTGGAACCGCAAGATTGTATTGCACATATTCTTCCTGTGATTGTCATCTTTTCTCAGGTTAATTTGTATCTATTTTTTTTCTGAATATAATTTATAACTCTCAATGTTCCCAATTTCACATATTCTTTATATGACATCATGACCTCATATTGTACCCTGTATTGTTGAAAGGATATTGatataaattttgaaattttaaataaaattggTGGATTTAATCTAATTGTTCTTATTATTAAACCGGTTCTCAAATTTAGGACAAATCATGGCGCGTTCGTTACATGGTTGCAAATCAGCTGTATGAGCTTTGTGAAGCTGTGGGCCCCGAACCTACCAAGTATGTTTCCCCTAAACATCTTGATGTTCCTATTTTCGAAAATCATTTCCTGAATAAGATCACTGAGTAATCTTCTTATTTCTGttaatttttactttttttactAATCTGGTTATGATTGCATCAAAAAATAGGACGGATTTGGTTCCAGCATACGTGAGGCTGCTTCGTGATAACGAAGCCGAAGTACGTATCGCAGCCGCTGGTAAAGTCACCAAATTCTCTCGCATTCTTAGTCCGGAACTCGCTGTTCAGCATATTCTTCCATGTGTCAAGGTAGTTGTTTGTTTTATAATGTTTTAATTCAAGATTAGATATTTTTCATGttgtttttttaccttttttttatAATGGCATGTAGGAATTGTCTTCAGATTCTTCTCAGCATGTTAGGTCGGCTCTTGCATCTGTTATCATGGGCATGGCCCCTGTTTTAGGCAAGGTAATTTGTTTTTATAATTTtgtgagtaaaatgccattttcgtccctgaggtttggccatttttgcgactttcgtccaaaggtttgttttttcgcatctggatccaaaaggtttgaaatcttgctattTTCATCTTGCTCGTTAACTCAATCCATGTTTCTtcgttaagtcaagggtatttccgtcttttttgttaacttaaagggcaattcagtcctTTACGTTAACAAAAGAGACAAGAAATACCCGACTCAACatagaaaaatggatggagttatcTAAACAGATGAAaacggcaagatttcaaaccttttggatctagatgcaaaaaaacaaacctttggacgaaagtcgcaaaactggccaaacctcagggacgaaaatagcattttacactaATTTAGTCAAATATCTTTCATTGTTGAATAACCTTTTCATGATTATATCTAATTGTGTAAAAAATTACAGGATTCAACTATTGATCAACTTCTCCCTATATTTCTGTCACTTCTAAAAGACGAGTTTCCAGATGTGCGTCTGAATATTATTAGTAAGCTGGATCAAGTGAATCAGGTAGAACGACTTTTGTTAATAGTGCTAAACTACTTATTTATCATTTTCAGACCACATTATTATTCactattattaattattattttatgttTGGTTGTGATTACAGGTGATTGGAATCGATCTTTTGTCTCAATCATTGCTTCCGGCAATTGTGGAGCTAGCTGAAGATAGGCATTGGAGGGTTCGTTTGGCTATAATAGAATACATACCTTTATTAGCAAGTCAGTTAGGTGTCGGGTTTTTTGATGATAAACTCGGTGCTCTCTGCATGCAATGGTTACAGGACAAGGTTTATACTTATATTTGTTTATAAACTATCGAGTACTAATATATTTTCATTAAATATCAATATTTCTTTGTTAATGGGTTTATATATCTGCAGGTTTACTCCATCAGAGAAGCTGCTGCTAACAACCTGAAACGCCTTGCAGAGGAATTCGGGCCAGATTGGGCCATGCAGCATATTGTTCCGCAGGTAAAAATTAGTTTTCTGATTAATTcactatttttttatttgttttttagttTAACTAGTAAAATGACCCGCAGGCCCTTTGCAAACATCTAATGCATTAGTCGAAGCGTTATGtcatgcattaaccatatgaaaacacatgTTTCAACGTACTCGGTTCAACTGTACAGTCATAATGTAACATACCAAAAAACCTAAAGCGTGAATAGAAACACCGCAAAAGGAAAAAAGAAAACACATTCACATCAAGGGGCAACCATGAGTGATTTGTAAAGTGAAAGGACCAAAGTCGGGAGGTGTAAACATCAACGACTTTGGTTTTTATTAtagatatataataataataatataattgtAATTTTACCCGCCTTGCGTTGCGAGGGCTCGAAACGTACAATAACTTGAATATATACCGTCAAATTCAAATGTATTATATTAAGCCTGCTTAGTTTGGAACAAAATTTACATCAAAATGTAGACCAACTGGAAACGTAGATAAAATACGCACAAAAACGTATCATATTTGAGCTGACTTGTTTCCAATAAAAACTTTACGTCTaaaccaactcgaatttataccgagaACATAGAACATAAATATATTAGCTTTTTAGAGGAAAGGAACGAAAGAGGTAAGCTCGAAACTTATAAACTCAAGGAGGTCAAGGACAAATTAGttctttaaaaaataaattagtgAATGAAAGTTATTGAAGAAATATATAATAGGTTAAAAACACATTATATATGGTATAGGGGTAAAGTTGGAATGTTAGAAACTTGTAAAATAGAGTagtagtttagggactaaatttgccattttatgaaactttgaaggtaccaaagtcaaggggctaaaattgcaacatcgtgaaagtaTGGGGGGAGGCAAAGCCGGTGGGAAACCCCACCGACTTTGTCTTTTAAGATAGTATAAAATTTATAGACATGTTTGTTCCTTCACAGGTGTTGGAAATGGTTAACAACCCACATTACTTGTATCGTATGACAATTCTTAGTGCAATTTCTTTACTCGCCCCTGTTATGGGCtcagaaatcacatgttctaagcTGCTTCCTGTGGTCGTTACCCTAGCCAAAGACAGGTATTTACATTTATTGCTTATTATTATTTGTTACAAAGTTGATGACATCTAGTTAGGTCCGTTTCTTAACGCGCTTATATTTTTTCAGAGTGGCAAATATCAGGTTTAATGTGGCGAAGGTGTTGCAATCATTTATTCCTATCGTTGACCAATCTGTAAGCaacttatttttttattagttaaTTATACATATCAACCTTGCGTTTATGCATGCATAACGAACTCGTGCTGTcatttgtatatatattattattaaggTGATGGAGAAGACGGTTAGGCCATGTTTGGTTGAGCTGGCAGAGGATCCCGATGTGGACGTGCGTTATTTCTCGAAACAAGCACTTGAAGCGATCGATCAGGTGATGATGTCTACCTAAAGCAAATTTCCGTCAAATTTGGTGCCACCGATTATCGACATTGTTGTGATGTCAATGTGCTACATTGTCTTATACAAGCACCAAACATAGATACAATTAGTCTATTTTGGCCTCGGTTTTTTGTTTTGAAATTTAGCAGACGGTATCATGTGTCATGAGTATGGATGCGGATTAAGAttcttgtttatgttgttgaaACTTCGATGTTTGTTGTCATAGTGGGTAATTTTGACATGTGTTGATAGCTTTGTTAATCGAGAAATGTGCTAGTTTTTGGTTGTTATGGTTTGATTTGCTTTGCTTTCTGTAGTATAAAACTCATCAATGTTAAGTACAACATATACCTACATAATCAATAATAAGCCACACAAAATGGTCTTTATTCGGGTCAACATGGGTTATGTTCGAAATGAAATGAAAAGATGGGTAACCCTCATCCTATACTTGCTTATATGACGGCTAGTAGCGACGACAGGTGGTGGTCGTGGGGAACTACTaagttgtggtaacacaatggTGATAGGGTGGTTTGTTTTAAGTCATCAAGCTTATAATGGTAAACACTTGGAAATCATTGTATAATTTGAATAGGCTCAAAGTGACTAGTTGTGGTTTAATAGACCATGATGGCATGATGTACCATAAACATTTAATCCAACTTAACCGATTTATAAACACTTAGTTATGATTGTTAGATGTTAAGCAACAtcattatatatattaaattaaaatctatctaaatatataatttttttttcgaaCGGCAATTGTAGAGGCCAAAGGACCCACTACCCCACAGGGCGAGACAAGCTCTTAAACCCTGCCCAGGCCCAACTCCATACTGAAATCCCAATATGTACGGCAGGAGTCGAAGCTGGGACCTCCCCAGAGTAGAAACCTTACGGAAAACTCCCCTGACCAACTGAGCTATACCATGTTggtatataaaatatataaaatagttatgattataaatatatagataaattatagagtaaattacaagttttttcCTTTATGTTTATACCAAATTGCAGGTGGTGTCCTTTagctttaaatttgacgagttttgtccttaacgtttcaaaatcctgcacgttatgtcctttaggctaaacccagttagattttttggttaagtatggtcatgtgccttgcacatgagggtattcttgtcattttaccTCACTATGGGCTAGTTTGTAAAAAACTCTTATTCAGGGGctattttatacaaaactaaaaaaataaaaactgttTTATCATCTCTCTCTCACACAAACACACTCCCAGCCACAACCTCACTCATCGTACAACCACCATCCAcctccacctgccaccaccactgTTCACCATCACGCCACCATTCaacaaaaaaaatcataaaaatcaaaataaataataataaccgAGACACCCAAACAGACAAAACAAAATCCCTCCCCTCTTTCAAATAAACATCATTATACAATCAATtgaaacaaaaacaaaaccaaaaaaccCCTAATTTCAATTCACTTTAAATTCATAATCAACCACAAGATCATTTACGAAAAAAGCTACAATTACAAAAGTAAAACAAGAGAATCTGATGTTGTTTTCATCTTTGAAAAGCGACACAGGTTCAGagagaaaaataaaaacaaaaagagcTTCAAAATGTACAAAAAGTAGAGAGAAAAAGTGGTTTAGAGCGAGAAACTATAGAGACCGTGAGATCAGTACCTTATAGTGAAATGGACGGTGATTGGTGGCCGGAGAGTGACATTCCGATGGGGAAACTGTCGGAGATTCgttggtgtttgtttttttgttttttttttatatattttttgtgttgaatggtggtggaggtggtggagaTGGTGAACAGTGGTGGTGGCGGGTGGGGTGGATGGTGGCTATGCGGTGAGTGAGGTTGTGGCTGAGAGTGTGTGAGAGAGATGATAAaagagtttttattttttagttttgtaCAAAATAGCCCCTGAATAAGAGTTCTTTACAAAATAACCCATATGGAGGTAAAATGACGAGAATACCCTCaagtgcaaggcacatgaccatactTAACCAAGAAATCTAACTGAGTTTAGCCTAAAGggcataacgtgcaggattttgaaacgttaaggacaaaactcgtcaaatttaaagttaaaggacaccgcctgcaatttggtacaaacataaaggacaaaacttataGTTTACTCTAAATTATAAATGGGTTGATGTTGAGTTTGTAAAATTGTTCACGGACCATGCTCAATCTACACAGAGCTCAAAACATGCCTAGCTAAAACTTAAACTTTTATAAGTTAAACGAACATAATTGAGCTTAATCAAGCTCAACTCAAGTCATTTACGCTCTGGTAGAATAtaatgtcaacatgttaatttaaCTCGCAATGTGTAAATGAACATTTATGGATAGTTTTGTTCTCTTATGGACAAATTTCGAAGGTCTCGTACTTTCCCTTAAAGTAGTCTCTTATATAAATCTAATACAAATATAACTCGGTATAACAAATACGAAAAATTGTTTGATCGATTGTGTTATATTCTAGAGTGCCTGTTTTATAGGCCCCAAACTTGATCATTTAGATTATTTCAATAATGCTATCAAATGAGTTTTCATAACATTTTATAAATGACTACATTTTACTTATAGAATTCATGGATTAATTTGGAAATACGGAAATAATTTTGACTTTGTGACACATATATGGATCTCGTGGGACACTGATTAAATAATTTACAGACCAAATGATAAATGTTTTAAGACATTAATTAATATATACCACACTGACCAATCATGTAATTACCTGATATAATAGAGTATAGCACTTTACCATATTACAAGACATGACATGTTCATCACAATTTACCTCTCACCATTCCACATTTAAAGTTTGTACATTTATACTATAATATATGTTTAACTATCATGAAATTTTACATGTATAAGGATTTACAATTTTATAAGTAGTGCTAGTAATAGCAGATAACATGTAAAAGGTAAAAAGTAGGTGTGGCAATAAGTGTCAACAATTTTAATATTATTGTAGTTGCAATACTTTTTGACACTAGTAAGTATGAAGCTTTTTACAGTATAGTGATTTGCATAATATAATAACATTAAAATTTGAAGTACTATAATTTATGTAAATTTTATACTTTTGTACCACTAACTTATTATCTATTCTTCCTCTTAATGATGAATGCCTTGATATGTGAAATCATTTCTTGAGTTCTCATTTGTGAAAGATGAGATTTGTCAAGAATCTGGAATGCATGACCAACACCTTTATACGCCACATGATCCACTTCTATCCCTAAAGTTCCCACAACACCACAAAATTCCATATTCCTATCTTTTAAGATGTCCAATTCTGATGAGCATACCATTGTGGGCAAATATCTCTTTCCTTCCACCATATTTGACTTTTTTGCACAAGGGTTGCACCATGGATGGTCACGGTTCGCCCCTTTCGGTAATGCAAGTCTCCAATACGTGTCTGAGGCCTTTAGGTTAAGCGCAGAGCCAGGCGGTTGTACCATGAGGGTTTCTGAATCCGTTCTTGATTCTCCACCAAAAAACGGTTGGATTAGAATGTTACCTTTAAAGATTAATGGTTTTAGATGTGCGCGGTTAGCACAAAATCTTATAGTCATATTATGTGCTATATTAGCGCCAGCACTGTCGCCTGCCAAAAACACGTTGGTGAAATCACATTTTTTTGACCACCAAGTGTTAGATTTGCGTAGAACTTGTTGTTTCACCCACATAAGTGCCTTACGCCCATCTTCATAGGCAGCCGGGAGAGGGTTCTCAGGGGCTAAACGATAATCTACGGACATGATCACACAACCAACTTTACTTGCTAAAAGTGCAAGAAATTCATGGTAACAACTCCATGCAGCCGAACCGACACAAAACCCTCCTCCATGGAAATAAACGAGCAAAGGAAGTTTGCCATGGCCTTTCGGGACATAAAATCGTGCCCATATATTTGTAAACTTGTTAATCAATATATCCCTACATGTCACCCCAAGTTCTAGAGGTAACGTACACATGACACGAGGAACAATATGAGGTCTTTCCACGTGTCCATCTTTGTAAACCCTGACTAGACCGTCGATTTCTTCGACTAAAGTTCTAGGGTTTTGAGGGTTTTTGGTAACTATTGGATGGCTTAAAGTTGAATCCAAGAGGCTTGTGATGGCCGCCCTTTTTCTTCTCATAGCTTTGATGTGATGTGATGTTATGAAATGAAGAGAACTTTGGTATGAGTTGAATAATTTGTAAAGCTTTAGTTCATTGCATCATATATATAGGAAATATCTACAAGGATCAGATTGGTATAATAAAATATTAGAAGTTGAAAAGCAAATAAGAAGTTGCCAAGTGTCTTCAAAGGAATCAACTTTTGTGGGGGTAACCGGCTAAAGGCTATATTATTGGAGCATACAAACGTGGAACATATTTTGAGTGTTGAATCTTAAATCCAACTAGTATTaaacaccccgcgttgcggcggggacgagcactaatgccacactactGTCAACGACCACTGAAGTTgtggtgttaatgcgaagaaattaaaccgaaacgtaaaacatagaataaaataactaagttgatttaGGACTCGCGCGTGACGATAAACCcgcgtctatttttttcccgtttgcaggttcatcgtaatctatatatatcattaccactatacaaaccataatgcatacattacaacaaccattgtatcaatatgttgcaaattatatttatacaagattttggctaaattaattagattattataaataataataataatttacaaataaaacaacacaactttgaatggatcaaaccgattgaatatggtaagataatgaaactaTTACTTGATTAgcgtacaaccacttaagcataatttacaaccatacatgcatataAAACATATTGAAattggtaaggtaatgaaaccattattatttgattaaggtacaaccacttaagcacaacttacaacctatatttgattaaggtacaagtatttaagcacaacttacaacaaAACATGCACACAAATgtttcaaattaatagtatataaataaataaataatatccACAAAACACACTTTAAGCATGAGGTACAACCAACTAATGCCCATGTATGTTGTAAATTTATAGTATAtaatatttgattaaggtacaagtatttaagcacaacttacacCAAAACATGCACACAAATgtttcaaattaatagtatataaatagtTATCAATAATGCATATACATGCATGGTTTGTACCTGGCTTAATTAttaaggaaaattggtttttaataaaccaacctttgccccattggtaaataataatcctacctacaGATTTGGTAATTAATAATCCTACGTTtcaatatgttggtactcaatggacctccgttagttttttttaactgaagttagtttttaagttttatttatgacacaaacagtccctgtaattataatttactagttttaagttttatttattacacaaacagtccctgtagttataaaaaaaatcataaaaataaaaaaaaatctaaaaaatctaaaaaattcaaaaaaatcataaaaattctaaaaaaatcaaaaaaattctaaaaaaatcacaaaaattctaaaaaaataaaaaaaaatctaaaaaaataaaaaaaaatcataaaaaaccgtttcgacccgtaccgtttagacgcgaaccgtttcgacgcgtaccgtttcgacccggaccctttcgacccgtaccgtttcgacccgtaccgtttcgacccgtaccgtttcgacgcgtaccgtttcgaccagaaCCGTTTTCGACCCGGACCGTttcgacccaccaccaccaccaccaccacagcaccgccaccaccaccaccaccaccgcaccgccaccaccaccacagcaccgccaccgccaccgccaccaccaccaccacagcaccgccgccaccaccaccaccaccaccaccacagcaccgccaccaccaccaccaccgcaccgccaccaccaccacagcaccgccaccaccaccaccaccgttttCGAAACGGTCCGGGTCGAAAACGGTCTGGGTCGAAACGGTCCGGGTCgaaaacggttcgggtcgaaacggtacacgtcgaaacggtacgggtcgaaacggtccgggtcgaaacggtacggttcgaaacggttcgcgtcgaaacggtacggttcgaaacggttttttatgattttttagaatttttttgatttttttagaatttttatgttttttatgatttttttgatttttttagaattttttgatttttttagaattcttatgatttttttgaatttttttgattttttaatttttttttatttttatgattttttataactacagtgactgtttgtgtaataaataaaacttaaaactagtaaattataactacagggactgtttgtgtaataaataaaacttaaaaaactaacttcagttaaaaaaaactaacggaggtccattgagtaccaacatattgaAACGTAGGATTATTAATTACCAAATCtgtaggtaggattattatttaccaatggggcaaaggttggtttattaaaaaccaattttccaatTATTAATTATTTGACCTGATtaagaccatccgtagtggggcgtttttttttaaaaaaaattgaaaaaaaaaagaaacgcCCGGAAACGCCCATATACCCATTACGCCCggcgttatttaaaaaaaaaattcaaaactttgATTCCGGCGTTTTAATAACAACGCCTAATAGCTTTGCATGTGACCAATCAATGGTGAGCTGGGTCTGACAACCCCACTTTTGCATGTGACATGTGTTTGACCAGCCAATCATCATTAGTTTCTTGTTTTTTAATAATTGGAATGGGCATTATTAGACATTattcccactacaccacttttgtaataatgccccatgctgactgggatgccacgtgtcgaataatgaCCCATGATGGGAGCATTAtttttgttcaccactacacatggtctaaggaaAGCTAAAGTTACTTCACAAATCACAAGGGAATTTTAGGAAAATGTTAATGCAAATCATTAACTTAGTTATTCAAAGTAGATTGTTTAAAGAATTCTTTTTGTTGCGTAAAAAgacttagggtgtaaggggcactcacctaagaggtgagtcccctctcttacgtcCCACCAATCCTCTTGTGCCACGTCAACTTctctcttaaactcccctaacaccttaaattgatggcggcactcccctcatAGGTGACtcggttttttaattttttttgtttatttatttgttgaaaatatacatgtttataaaaaaatatcaataaaaattaaatataatttaacaaaagacattttaaataaaaataaaaattaaattcaaactagaaaataaaaattaaagtcaaactagaaaattaaaatcacattcaaactagaaaataaaaattacattaaagctagaaaattaaaattttagaaatcgcatGGCCACCCGTGCTTGTTAGCGATTtcgcgctttcgggcgaggatgaacggcaacatacttggcggagcatcgtcgtgcggtttgaggaatgttttcatatctcgatcgtaattgtagtttttcatcgtctcgcgttgttccgatatgagctcgcgagcctccgactctcttttttttctcaattcgatcgcctccaattctatcgcttgcttcgcttctttcatggcggtgtactctttgaattatgccgccaactcggccgagcttccctcggacgatgtagcttgacgcttgtctcgccgttgtggtctttgtggcgaggggtcttcgttcatatccggtatcgaagggtccacgtcaacgggctttcttttatgtgccgaaccttcaccttcctcacccaacaatgggacttgggcccatttctCGTGTCTTCGCACGACCTCCCACGCCTCGACATGTTGAAAACCGTTCGGAAATCTATCTTTAAATTCTGTTAACGCGACTTTCATCACGTCGAGATCCTTACATCCGCTtcctcgtgtgcgatcctacatattataaaataataaaaatatacaatataaaataataagtgttaaaaaaatatgaacttagtaaagaaaattaaaaatatacaatgttaaaaaaaatataatttttaccgcttgttggtataggccgttgaaaaagtttattttcgccaccatcgggttccatttagaccgtacttgatgaaCGGTCCAGTTACTTACACCGACGGTGTTGTTAAAATGATCTAAAATCTTACGCCAAAAACTTTCGCggttttgttgattgcccttctttttgttggtagagcaatgtacccacgcctttgccaacgcctcttcttCGACCTTTGTCCAATTCGTGCTCTTCGTTTTTCCCTTTTTTTCCCGAgcgtcatcttcttcgttgcccgcgtcttcatccacattatattcatcttcctcgtcatcgtcgcccaaattttgagtttcgggcactatctcatcgtcctcgtcgtcgtaaataggtagaggacgttcgaCATTTC
This is a stretch of genomic DNA from Helianthus annuus cultivar XRQ/B chromosome 16, HanXRQr2.0-SUNRISE, whole genome shotgun sequence. It encodes these proteins:
- the LOC110915155 gene encoding probable carboxylesterase 6; the protein is MRRKRAAITSLLDSTLSHPIVTKNPQNPRTLVEEIDGLVRVYKDGHVERPHIVPRVMCTLPLELGVTCRDILINKFTNIWARFYVPKGHGKLPLLVYFHGGGFCVGSAAWSCYHEFLALLASKVGCVIMSVDYRLAPENPLPAAYEDGRKALMWVKQQVLRKSNTWWSKKCDFTNVFLAGDSAGANIAHNMTIRFCANRAHLKPLIFKGNILIQPFFGGESRTDSETLMVQPPGSALNLKASDTYWRLALPKGANRDHPWCNPCAKKSNMVEGKRYLPTMVCSSELDILKDRNMEFCGVVGTLGIEVDHVAYKGVGHAFQILDKSHLSQMRTQEMISHIKAFIIKRKNR
- the LOC110915157 gene encoding serine/threonine-protein phosphatase 2A 65 kDa regulatory subunit A beta isoform, whose product is MSMVDEPLYPIAVLIDELKNDDIQLRLNSIRKLSTIARALGEERTRKELIPFLSENNDDDDEVLLAMAEELGVFIPYVGGLEYAHVLLPPLETLCTVEETCVRDKAVESLCRIGSQMRETDLVDWFIPLVKRLAAGEWFTARVSACGLFHIAYPSASEMLKAELRTIYSHLCQDDMPMVRRSASTNLGKFAATVEPAHLKTEIMQIFEDLTQDDQDSVRLLAVEGCAALGKLLEPQDCIAHILPVIVIFSQDKSWRVRYMVANQLYELCEAVGPEPTKTDLVPAYVRLLRDNEAEVRIAAAGKVTKFSRILSPELAVQHILPCVKELSSDSSQHVRSALASVIMGMAPVLGKDSTIDQLLPIFLSLLKDEFPDVRLNIISKLDQVNQVIGIDLLSQSLLPAIVELAEDRHWRVRLAIIEYIPLLASQLGVGFFDDKLGALCMQWLQDKVYSIREAAANNLKRLAEEFGPDWAMQHIVPQVLEMVNNPHYLYRMTILSAISLLAPVMGSEITCSKLLPVVVTLAKDRVANIRFNVAKVLQSFIPIVDQSVMEKTVRPCLVELAEDPDVDVRYFSKQALEAIDQVMMST